From the genome of Sandaracinaceae bacterium, one region includes:
- the rsfS gene encoding ribosome silencing factor, with the protein MALHIAAAGLDKKALNVEIIDVRGKVDYADYVVLMSGRSDRQVAAIAQGVQRDLRTDHGVRCLGAEGLQQGHWALLDFGDVVVHVFHHDMRGYYDLEALWIDAARVSVPGAERTRSLGPLDDFDPLDDGDDE; encoded by the coding sequence ATGGCGCTGCACATCGCCGCCGCGGGCTTGGACAAGAAGGCCCTGAACGTCGAGATCATCGACGTGCGCGGCAAGGTCGACTACGCGGACTACGTGGTCCTGATGAGCGGTCGCAGCGATCGTCAGGTCGCGGCCATCGCGCAGGGCGTGCAGCGTGACCTACGGACGGATCACGGCGTGCGCTGCCTCGGCGCGGAGGGTCTCCAGCAGGGGCACTGGGCGCTGCTCGACTTCGGCGACGTGGTCGTGCACGTCTTCCACCACGACATGCGTGGCTACTACGATCTGGAGGCGCTCTGGATCGACGCGGCGCGCGTCTCGGTGCCCGGCGCGGAGCGCACGCGCTCCCTCGGCCCGCTGGACGACTTCGACCCGCTCGACGACGGTGACGACGAGTGA
- a CDS encoding SRPBCC family protein, with protein sequence MSASVSPLGRLVSVLLGALVLVAVGAGIAGMTLDNHFQASASVIIAAPRQAVHAFVASPRQHATWIGWDDGVDPSLQRTYEGPDAGVGAASRFEGELVGAGSLRVDAEDPDRGVEWTQALPNGVRSRGSVRYEALAPDRTRVTWREEGTIPRPHGPFFAGLVSRSLTRHQERALLFLSAAAEGRPPPNRNPRSP encoded by the coding sequence ATGAGCGCAAGTGTGTCGCCCCTCGGTCGCCTCGTGAGCGTCCTGCTGGGCGCTCTCGTGCTGGTCGCCGTAGGCGCGGGCATCGCCGGCATGACGTTGGACAATCACTTCCAGGCGAGCGCCAGCGTGATCATCGCCGCGCCGCGTCAGGCCGTCCACGCCTTCGTCGCGTCTCCCCGCCAGCATGCGACCTGGATCGGGTGGGACGACGGCGTGGATCCGTCGTTGCAGCGTACCTACGAGGGGCCCGACGCGGGCGTGGGCGCAGCGTCGCGCTTCGAGGGAGAGCTGGTGGGGGCTGGGTCGCTGCGCGTCGACGCCGAGGACCCGGACCGCGGCGTCGAGTGGACGCAGGCGCTGCCCAACGGCGTCCGCTCACGGGGGTCCGTGCGGTACGAAGCGCTCGCGCCCGACAGGACCCGCGTGACATGGCGAGAGGAAGGCACGATACCGCGGCCGCACGGGCCGTTCTTCGCGGGGCTGGTGTCCCGGAGCCTGACTCGCCACCAGGAGCGCGCGCTCCTGTTCTTGTCGGCCGCCGCCGAGGGGCGCCCGCCCCCAAACCGAAACCCGCGGTCTCCGTAG
- a CDS encoding EAL domain-containing protein: MSQKNWTIDPETGLSFVRSGVREVTTEQLRVVFQPIVAVDTRRTFAHEALVRCDVPMFQSPIALFEAATNEQCTGRLGRRIREVVVRDADGGPIFVNIHPEELSERWLVRPDDPLCLYEGEVFLEITEAAAFAYFELCMDVLREVRDRMGARLVIDDFGAGYSNLKRIVDLHPSVVKLDRSLVSGLDRERRQQILVKGLVDLCRQLGAKVVAEGVETVGELHACIDAGAQYVQGYLLARPGYPHPSVRWPAPPAPLG, translated from the coding sequence GTGTCGCAGAAGAACTGGACCATAGACCCCGAAACCGGGCTCTCGTTCGTTCGCTCCGGCGTGAGGGAGGTCACGACGGAACAGCTGCGCGTCGTGTTCCAACCCATCGTGGCCGTCGACACGCGGCGCACGTTCGCGCACGAGGCGCTCGTCCGCTGCGACGTGCCCATGTTCCAGAGTCCCATCGCGCTGTTCGAGGCGGCCACGAACGAGCAGTGCACGGGGCGCCTCGGGCGACGCATCCGCGAGGTGGTGGTGCGCGACGCGGATGGCGGGCCGATCTTCGTGAACATCCACCCGGAGGAGCTCAGCGAGCGCTGGCTGGTGCGTCCGGACGACCCGCTGTGCTTGTACGAGGGCGAGGTGTTCCTCGAGATCACCGAGGCCGCCGCCTTCGCGTACTTCGAGCTCTGCATGGACGTCCTCCGCGAAGTGCGTGACCGCATGGGAGCGCGCCTCGTCATCGACGACTTCGGAGCGGGGTACAGCAACCTCAAGCGCATCGTCGACCTGCACCCGTCGGTCGTGAAGCTGGACCGCTCCCTCGTGTCCGGGCTCGACCGCGAGCGGCGGCAGCAGATCCTGGTGAAGGGGCTGGTCGACCTGTGCCGGCAGCTCGGCGCCAAGGTGGTGGCCGAGGGCGTCGAGACGGTGGGTGAGCTGCACGCTTGCATCGACGCGGGCGCGCAGTACGTGCAGGGCTACCTGCTGGCCCGGCCGGGCTACCCGCACCCGAGCGTGCGCTGGCCTGCGCCGCCTGCGCCTCTGGGGTAG
- a CDS encoding 1-acyl-sn-glycerol-3-phosphate acyltransferase — MRDAARKGVVVYVMRSLSLLDFLCLDFLLKRFGLPLVRFVNDLGLWILEPFGKGERRLRLRRQIPEHAALNEVVESQFSALLFLRRPPRLGRPKRRGEELDTDLIRTLIETQRRTTQPILLVPQTFVWTKRPPQARRGLFDGVFGTVEWPGRVRVLLQFLFNYRNALLRSGDPFDLQAFLVEHPELEDADLADKVRYALLRRMERERTLVLGPTKKTLGRIQDDLLRSPRIRKHIESEAKGSGRSIAKVEKEARKELSKLCANQQPYVVALLARFLDWVWNRIYDGIVIDDEGIERLREKAREGAIVLLPSHKSHVDYLVLSSVLYSRQLLPPLIAAGENLGFFPLGPILRRGGAFFIKRSFRGKKLYAALVDGYMRRLLVEGFPIEFFIEGGRSRTGKLLPPKYGLLSMVVDASLLLRARKVFFVPISIGYERIIEERSYMHELGGGEKQKENVGGLLRSSDILRSKYGRLYVHFGEIISFDDLLDDALAEPLADETGEFDAEAILSGSVALKPSSGGDGVVLASQRDRQDLSPRERRVMIQRLAHLVTYQIDRVTVVTPAALVAMALLTHKQRGMTHADLLHTAECLLSALERQHARTAGQLRDEHGTIRSDTVHEAIELFLDGKLIQRHGEGEQAIYKIPSERRIALEYYNNNVLHFFVPSALIASALMVSSGKTITVQTLRERVRQLSKLFKYEFHFRADAAFEDIFEDALASMVAHEELVLDGDDVRPAPGRPGAIVDIYASMLRSYFEAYILALRSSGALLERDEISRKEWFKQALATGQRMYLAGEIIRRESISKPKLETALKALKDYQLVKTSGDDLQRGRVLTDAATLQALEKKLLPFLK, encoded by the coding sequence GTGCGCGACGCGGCTCGCAAGGGCGTGGTCGTGTACGTCATGCGCTCCCTCTCGCTGCTCGACTTCCTCTGCTTGGATTTCCTGCTGAAGCGCTTCGGGCTGCCGCTCGTGCGCTTCGTGAACGATCTCGGGCTCTGGATCCTCGAGCCGTTCGGGAAGGGCGAGCGCCGCCTGCGGCTGCGGCGGCAGATCCCCGAGCACGCCGCGCTCAACGAGGTGGTAGAGAGTCAGTTCAGCGCGCTGCTCTTCCTACGTCGGCCGCCGCGCCTCGGGAGGCCCAAGCGTCGCGGCGAGGAGCTCGACACGGACCTCATCCGCACGCTGATCGAGACGCAGCGGCGTACGACGCAGCCCATCTTGTTGGTGCCGCAGACGTTCGTGTGGACCAAGCGCCCCCCCCAGGCCCGCCGCGGGCTCTTCGACGGCGTCTTCGGCACGGTCGAGTGGCCCGGCCGCGTGCGGGTCTTGCTGCAGTTCCTGTTCAATTACCGCAACGCGCTCCTGCGCTCGGGCGACCCATTCGACCTCCAGGCGTTCCTGGTGGAGCACCCCGAACTCGAGGACGCCGACCTCGCGGACAAGGTCCGCTACGCCCTCCTGCGCCGCATGGAGCGCGAGCGCACGCTGGTGCTCGGGCCCACCAAGAAGACCCTCGGGCGGATCCAGGACGATCTCCTCCGCAGCCCCCGCATCCGCAAGCACATCGAGTCGGAGGCCAAGGGGTCCGGGCGCTCCATCGCCAAGGTCGAGAAGGAGGCGCGCAAGGAGCTCAGCAAGCTGTGCGCGAACCAGCAGCCCTACGTCGTGGCCCTCTTGGCGCGCTTCCTCGACTGGGTCTGGAACCGCATCTACGACGGCATCGTCATCGACGACGAGGGCATCGAACGCCTGCGCGAGAAGGCGCGCGAGGGCGCCATCGTGCTCCTGCCCAGCCACAAGAGCCACGTCGACTACCTGGTCCTCAGCTCCGTGCTCTACAGCCGCCAGCTGCTGCCCCCGCTCATCGCCGCCGGCGAGAACCTCGGCTTCTTCCCGCTGGGGCCCATCCTGCGGCGCGGCGGCGCTTTCTTCATCAAGCGCAGCTTCCGGGGCAAGAAGCTCTACGCGGCCCTGGTGGACGGCTACATGCGGCGCCTCCTCGTGGAGGGCTTCCCCATCGAGTTCTTCATCGAGGGTGGGCGCTCACGCACGGGCAAGCTGCTCCCGCCGAAGTACGGCCTCCTCTCCATGGTCGTGGACGCGTCGCTGCTGCTGCGCGCGCGCAAGGTGTTCTTCGTGCCCATCTCCATCGGCTACGAGCGCATCATCGAAGAGCGCTCCTACATGCACGAGCTGGGCGGGGGCGAGAAGCAGAAGGAGAACGTCGGGGGCCTCCTGCGGTCGTCCGACATCCTGCGCTCCAAGTACGGGCGGCTGTACGTCCACTTCGGCGAGATCATCTCCTTCGACGACCTGCTCGACGACGCGCTGGCCGAGCCGCTGGCCGACGAGACGGGCGAGTTCGACGCCGAAGCCATCTTGTCGGGCTCCGTCGCCCTCAAGCCCTCGAGCGGTGGGGACGGGGTGGTGCTCGCGTCGCAGCGCGACAGACAGGACCTGAGCCCGCGTGAGCGGCGCGTGATGATCCAGCGGCTGGCGCACTTGGTCACCTACCAGATCGACCGGGTGACGGTGGTCACCCCTGCGGCCCTCGTCGCGATGGCGCTGCTCACCCACAAGCAGCGCGGGATGACGCACGCCGACCTGCTCCACACGGCGGAGTGTCTGCTCTCGGCCCTCGAACGTCAGCACGCGCGCACGGCCGGTCAGCTGCGCGACGAACACGGCACCATCCGCTCCGACACGGTCCACGAGGCCATCGAGCTGTTCCTGGACGGGAAGCTCATCCAGCGCCACGGCGAGGGCGAGCAGGCCATCTACAAGATCCCGAGCGAGCGACGCATCGCGCTCGAGTACTACAACAACAACGTCCTGCACTTCTTCGTGCCCAGCGCGCTCATCGCCTCCGCGCTGATGGTCAGCTCGGGCAAGACCATCACCGTGCAGACGCTGCGCGAGCGCGTGCGGCAGCTCTCGAAGCTCTTCAAGTACGAGTTCCACTTCCGCGCCGACGCGGCCTTCGAGGACATCTTCGAGGACGCGCTGGCGAGCATGGTGGCCCACGAGGAGCTGGTGCTCGACGGGGACGACGTGCGGCCCGCCCCGGGGAGGCCCGGCGCCATCGTGGACATCTACGCGTCCATGCTGCGGTCCTACTTCGAGGCCTACATCCTCGCGCTGCGGAGCTCGGGCGCGCTGCTCGAGCGCGACGAGATCTCGCGCAAAGAATGGTTCAAGCAGGCGCTCGCGACTGGCCAGCGCATGTACCTGGCGGGCGAGATCATCCGCCGCGAGAGCATCTCGAAGCCCAAGCTCGAGACCGCGCTGAAGGCATTGAAGGACTATCAGCTCGTGAAGACGTCGGGTGATGACCTACAACGTGGGCGAGTGCTCACAGACGCCGCCACGCTTCAGGCGCTGGAAAAGAAGCTGTTGCCCTTCCTCAAGTAG
- a CDS encoding glutamate-5-semialdehyde dehydrogenase, translated as MAEDLTALVTSLATQAKRASRELAVAETTRKNMVLLRAAAALRGPEGDAAVAANRVDVEEAVRQGLSPALVDRLTLTRARLDDVAEGIEAIAALPDPVGDVLEPRRLPNGLETSRMRVPLGLIGIIYEARPNVTADAAALCIKSGNAVLLRGGSEAFRTNTAIAAVFGAALEAEGLPRSCATLLPTTDREATSIMIGLDGVLDLVIPRGGESLMRFVAEHARVPVIHHAKGMCHVFVEREADLDVALRVALNAKTQRPGVCNAMETLLVDQAVADVFLPLLGAAMRDRGVHMHADARALALLGNGATEAPEGAWDSEYLALELNVAVVDDLDAAIAHVARHGSHHTESIITRSVAKGRRWVREVDASLVLVNASTRFNDGFQLGLGAEMGISTSKLHAYGPMGLNELCTTKWVGYGSGQVRQ; from the coding sequence ATGGCAGAAGACCTCACAGCGCTCGTCACGAGCCTCGCTACGCAGGCCAAGCGAGCGTCGCGAGAGCTTGCCGTGGCCGAGACCACACGCAAGAACATGGTGCTCTTGCGGGCTGCGGCTGCGTTGCGTGGTCCGGAGGGGGACGCTGCTGTCGCCGCGAACCGCGTGGACGTGGAGGAGGCGGTGCGGCAAGGCCTCTCGCCGGCGCTGGTCGACCGACTCACCTTGACCCGGGCGCGCCTCGACGACGTGGCCGAGGGGATCGAAGCGATCGCGGCGCTGCCCGATCCGGTGGGTGACGTGCTCGAGCCGCGGCGGCTGCCGAACGGCCTCGAGACGAGCCGCATGCGCGTGCCCCTCGGGTTGATCGGCATCATCTACGAGGCACGCCCGAACGTCACGGCGGACGCCGCGGCGCTGTGTATCAAGAGCGGCAACGCCGTGCTGCTGCGCGGTGGCTCCGAGGCTTTCCGCACCAACACGGCGATCGCCGCCGTCTTCGGGGCGGCCCTCGAGGCGGAGGGCCTGCCACGAAGCTGCGCCACCCTCCTGCCCACCACGGACCGGGAGGCGACTTCGATCATGATCGGCCTCGACGGTGTGCTCGACCTCGTGATCCCCCGCGGCGGCGAGAGCCTCATGCGCTTCGTGGCCGAGCACGCGCGCGTGCCGGTGATCCACCACGCGAAGGGCATGTGCCACGTGTTCGTCGAGCGTGAGGCGGACCTCGACGTGGCGCTGCGGGTCGCACTCAACGCCAAGACGCAGCGTCCCGGGGTGTGCAACGCGATGGAGACGCTGTTGGTCGACCAAGCGGTCGCCGACGTGTTCCTGCCGCTCCTCGGGGCCGCCATGCGTGACCGTGGCGTCCACATGCACGCGGACGCGCGTGCCCTCGCGCTCCTGGGAAATGGAGCCACGGAGGCTCCCGAGGGCGCGTGGGACAGCGAGTACCTGGCGCTCGAACTCAACGTGGCCGTGGTGGACGATCTCGACGCGGCCATCGCGCACGTCGCTCGCCACGGGAGCCATCATACGGAGAGCATCATCACCCGCAGTGTGGCCAAGGGGCGACGCTGGGTGCGCGAGGTGGACGCCAGCCTCGTGCTGGTGAACGCGTCCACGCGCTTCAACGACGGTTTTCAGCTGGGGTTGGGGGCCGAGATGGGCATCTCCACTTCCAAGCTGCATGCATACGGCCCCATGGGCCTCAATGAGCTGTGCACCACCAAGTGGGTGGGCTACGGTAGTGGTCAGGTTCGACAGTGA
- the purB gene encoding adenylosuccinate lyase — protein sequence MEFSTLTALSPMDGRYASSVDALRPFLSEFGLIHHRVRVEVRWLLSLAENPGVPEVPSFSAAAVQVLEGIVDHFGEDDARRVKAIERTTNHDVKAVEYFLKERIAGNAELEAVTEFLHFACTSEDINNLSHGAMLTGARDQVVLPVMDELIEAVRGLAHRYADVPMLSRTHGQPASPTTLGKELANVVARLGRQRQLVAATPLLGKINGAVGNYNAHLSAYPDVDWEAHARAFVTSLGLEWNAYTTQIEPHDYIAELFDAVARFNTILIDFDRDVWGYISLGYFAQRVVAGEVGSSTMPHKVNPIDFENSEGNLGVANAVLGHLASKLPVSRFQRDLTDSTVLRNLGLGLAHSLLAYKAALKGLGKLDARPDRMAADLDENWEVLAEPIQTVMRRYGIEKPYEKLKELTRGKRISAAEVVAFVNTLDIPDTEKARLCALTPATYVGNAADQARRI from the coding sequence ATGGAGTTCTCGACCCTCACCGCGCTCTCTCCCATGGACGGCCGCTACGCCTCGAGCGTGGACGCCCTGCGCCCCTTCCTCAGCGAGTTCGGGCTCATCCACCATCGCGTGCGGGTCGAGGTGCGCTGGCTGCTCTCGCTGGCCGAGAACCCGGGCGTGCCCGAGGTCCCGTCGTTCTCCGCGGCCGCCGTGCAAGTGCTCGAGGGCATCGTCGACCATTTCGGCGAGGACGACGCGCGCCGCGTGAAGGCCATCGAGCGCACCACCAACCACGACGTGAAGGCCGTCGAGTACTTCCTCAAGGAGCGCATCGCCGGGAACGCGGAGCTCGAGGCCGTGACGGAGTTCCTGCACTTCGCGTGCACGTCCGAGGACATCAACAACCTGTCGCACGGCGCCATGCTGACGGGCGCCCGCGACCAGGTGGTCCTGCCCGTCATGGACGAGCTGATCGAGGCCGTGCGCGGCCTGGCGCACCGCTACGCGGACGTCCCGATGCTGAGCCGTACGCACGGGCAGCCGGCCTCGCCGACCACGCTCGGCAAGGAGCTCGCCAACGTGGTCGCGCGCCTGGGGCGGCAGCGGCAGCTGGTGGCCGCGACGCCTCTGCTGGGCAAGATCAACGGCGCCGTGGGCAACTACAACGCCCACCTGAGCGCGTACCCGGACGTCGACTGGGAGGCGCACGCGCGTGCGTTCGTCACCTCGCTCGGGCTCGAGTGGAACGCGTACACCACGCAGATCGAGCCACACGACTACATCGCGGAGCTGTTCGACGCCGTCGCGCGCTTCAACACCATCCTGATCGACTTCGATCGCGACGTGTGGGGCTACATCTCGCTCGGCTACTTTGCCCAGCGCGTCGTGGCGGGCGAGGTCGGCTCGTCGACCATGCCGCACAAGGTGAACCCCATCGACTTCGAGAACTCGGAGGGCAACCTGGGCGTCGCCAACGCCGTGCTCGGGCATCTGGCGTCCAAGCTGCCCGTCTCGCGCTTCCAGCGCGACCTCACCGACAGCACGGTCTTGCGCAACCTGGGCCTCGGCCTCGCCCACTCGCTGCTCGCCTACAAGGCGGCCCTCAAGGGGCTCGGCAAGCTGGACGCGCGCCCGGACCGCATGGCGGCGGACCTGGACGAGAACTGGGAGGTGCTGGCCGAGCCCATCCAGACGGTGATGCGCCGCTACGGCATCGAGAAGCCCTACGAGAAGCTCAAGGAGCTGACGCGTGGCAAGCGCATCAGCGCCGCCGAGGTGGTGGCGTTCGTGAACACCCTGGACATCCCCGACACCGAGAAGGCGCGCCTGTGCGCGCTCACCCCCGCGACGTACGTCGGCAACGCCGCCGATCAGGCCCGCCGCATCTGA
- a CDS encoding ABC transporter substrate-binding protein, translating to MRVVSLTCSNTEIVCALGAAHVLVGVDDHSDFPVDVVGRLARVGPDLSVDARAVAALRPDLVLASLTVPGHERVVAALLAEGLPVEVLEPKSVLDVYRDVTRIGALLGRASQAAALVASMQSVLDARPEAAAPPRVLVEWWPRPVIVPGQRSWVTQQLLAAGGLNPMGERPVESSPITDAEAVALAPEAVVISWCGVPAAKYRPDVVLRREAWRELAAVRDGHVYCVPEAFLGRPGPRLVEGVHALREVVARVRAGRGASPAR from the coding sequence ATGCGCGTTGTCTCCCTCACCTGCTCCAACACCGAGATCGTGTGTGCGCTGGGCGCGGCGCACGTGCTGGTGGGGGTGGACGACCACAGCGACTTCCCCGTGGACGTGGTGGGTCGACTGGCGCGGGTTGGGCCGGACCTGAGCGTGGATGCCCGGGCCGTGGCCGCGCTGCGCCCGGATCTGGTGCTCGCTTCGCTCACCGTGCCGGGTCACGAACGCGTGGTCGCGGCGCTGTTGGCCGAGGGTCTGCCCGTCGAGGTCCTCGAGCCGAAGTCCGTGCTCGATGTGTACCGAGACGTCACGCGCATCGGCGCGCTGCTCGGGCGGGCCTCGCAGGCGGCCGCGCTGGTCGCGTCCATGCAGAGCGTGCTGGACGCGCGACCGGAAGCTGCCGCACCGCCTCGTGTGCTGGTCGAGTGGTGGCCGCGCCCCGTGATCGTGCCCGGGCAGCGCAGCTGGGTCACGCAGCAGCTGCTCGCCGCCGGCGGACTCAACCCGATGGGTGAGCGGCCGGTCGAGTCGTCCCCGATCACCGACGCGGAGGCCGTGGCGCTCGCCCCGGAGGCCGTAGTCATCAGCTGGTGTGGGGTCCCAGCTGCGAAGTACAGGCCAGACGTCGTCCTGCGGCGCGAGGCCTGGCGCGAGCTGGCGGCCGTTCGCGACGGCCACGTCTACTGCGTGCCGGAGGCGTTCTTGGGGCGTCCTGGCCCGCGCCTGGTCGAAGGGGTGCACGCGCTGCGCGAGGTGGTCGCCCGTGTCCGCGCAGGCCGCGGAGCCTCGCCTGCGCGCTGA
- a CDS encoding MaoC family dehydratase, with protein sequence MPTVFATQDALRGAAGTDLGVTDWLTITQERINQFAEATGDHQWIHVDPERAKTGPFGTTIAHGYLTLALSNLFLPQLLDVQGMKMGVNYGCDKIRFPAPVKVNARVRGRGEIKEVIEVKGGLQATTVITIEIEGEDRPGCVIESLSRYFY encoded by the coding sequence ATGCCGACCGTTTTCGCGACACAAGATGCCCTGCGGGGCGCAGCCGGGACCGACCTGGGGGTCACCGACTGGCTGACCATCACCCAGGAGCGGATCAACCAGTTCGCCGAGGCCACTGGGGACCACCAGTGGATCCACGTCGACCCCGAGCGCGCCAAGACCGGGCCGTTCGGCACGACCATCGCGCACGGCTACCTGACGCTCGCGCTGTCGAACCTGTTCCTGCCGCAGCTGCTCGACGTGCAGGGCATGAAGATGGGCGTCAACTACGGCTGCGACAAGATCCGCTTCCCCGCCCCCGTGAAGGTGAACGCGCGCGTGCGCGGGCGGGGTGAGATCAAAGAGGTGATCGAGGTGAAGGGGGGCCTGCAGGCCACCACGGTGATCACGATCGAGATCGAGGGCGAAGACCGCCCCGGCTGCGTGATCGAGTCTCTCAGCCGGTACTTCTATTGA
- the rpsI gene encoding 30S ribosomal protein S9, with translation MIHGRFYGTGKRKNAVARVFLSPGTGTVTVNGRTFEDYFPRDILRMIIEQPFGVIERPGQYDVRVNVHGGGIAAQAQAVRHGISRALIGSEEALRPPLKRAGFLTRDAREKERKKPGQPGARKKFQYSKR, from the coding sequence ATCATCCACGGCCGCTTCTACGGCACCGGCAAGCGCAAGAACGCTGTCGCTCGTGTGTTCCTCTCGCCCGGCACCGGGACCGTCACGGTCAACGGCCGCACCTTCGAGGACTACTTTCCGCGCGACATCCTGCGCATGATCATCGAGCAGCCCTTCGGCGTCATCGAGCGCCCTGGCCAGTACGACGTGCGCGTCAACGTGCATGGCGGCGGCATCGCCGCGCAGGCCCAGGCCGTTCGTCACGGCATCTCGCGCGCCCTCATCGGCAGCGAGGAGGCGCTCCGCCCGCCGCTCAAGCGCGCCGGCTTCCTCACCCGCGACGCACGTGAGAAGGAGCGCAAGAAGCCCGGTCAGCCGGGCGCGCGCAAGAAGTTCCAGTACTCGAAGCGCTGA
- a CDS encoding 23S rRNA (pseudouridine(1915)-N(3))-methyltransferase RlmH: MKVRIVAVGKIKEKATRELLRDYYARIDRYARLEEVELKDGTEDEVRERFERAIPDRARVVALEVLGKGWSSEQLAQHLGRCEGEGVQSAVFLIGGAYGLPPAISQRADLQLSLSPMTLPHRLARLLLAEQIYRGFTILRNEPYSH, translated from the coding sequence GTGAAGGTGCGCATCGTCGCGGTCGGCAAGATCAAGGAGAAGGCCACCCGCGAGCTGCTGCGGGACTACTACGCCCGCATCGATCGCTACGCGCGCTTGGAGGAGGTGGAGCTCAAGGACGGCACCGAGGACGAGGTGCGCGAGCGCTTCGAGCGGGCCATCCCGGACCGGGCGCGCGTCGTGGCGCTCGAGGTGCTGGGCAAGGGCTGGTCCAGCGAGCAGCTCGCGCAGCACCTGGGCCGCTGTGAGGGGGAGGGCGTGCAGAGCGCCGTGTTCTTGATCGGCGGTGCGTACGGGCTGCCGCCGGCCATCTCCCAGCGCGCGGATCTGCAGCTCTCGCTGTCCCCCATGACGCTGCCGCACCGACTGGCCCGCTTGCTGCTCGCCGAGCAGATCTACCGGGGCTTCACCATCCTCCGGAACGAGCCCTACAGCCACTGA
- a CDS encoding 1,4-dihydroxy-2-naphthoyl-CoA synthase, producing the protein MVSDIFDPTKWDAVPDFAFEDITYHRAKDQGTVRIAINRPDVRNAFRPKTVDELYEALDHARRWSDVGCVLLTGNGPSPKDGGWAFCSGGDQRIRGKDGYKYEGAEAHTADPAKLGRLHILEVQRMIRFMPKIVIAVVPGWAVGGGHSLHVVCDMTLASAEHAVFKQTDPDVGSFDGGFGSALLARQVGQKKARELFMIGINYTAEEGAAMGMVNKVVPHAQLEEVALEWARIINGKSPTAMRMLKYAFNMIDDGMVGQQLFAGEATRLAYMTDEAIEGRDAFLEKRPQDYSKFPWHY; encoded by the coding sequence ATGGTCAGCGACATCTTCGATCCCACCAAGTGGGACGCGGTCCCCGACTTCGCGTTCGAGGACATCACCTACCACCGTGCCAAGGACCAGGGCACGGTGCGCATCGCCATCAACCGGCCCGACGTGCGCAACGCCTTCCGCCCGAAGACGGTCGACGAGCTCTACGAGGCGCTCGACCACGCCCGGCGCTGGAGCGACGTGGGCTGCGTGCTGCTCACCGGGAACGGACCGTCTCCCAAGGACGGTGGCTGGGCCTTCTGCAGCGGCGGCGACCAGCGCATCCGCGGCAAGGACGGCTACAAGTACGAGGGCGCCGAGGCCCACACGGCCGACCCCGCGAAGCTCGGCCGCCTGCACATCCTCGAGGTGCAGCGGATGATCCGCTTCATGCCCAAGATCGTCATCGCGGTGGTCCCGGGCTGGGCCGTCGGTGGCGGGCACTCGCTGCACGTTGTGTGCGACATGACGCTTGCCAGCGCGGAGCACGCGGTCTTCAAGCAGACCGACCCGGACGTGGGCAGCTTCGACGGCGGCTTCGGGTCCGCCCTGCTCGCGCGCCAGGTCGGGCAGAAGAAGGCCCGCGAGCTGTTCATGATCGGCATCAACTACACGGCCGAAGAGGGCGCCGCGATGGGCATGGTCAACAAGGTCGTGCCGCACGCGCAGCTCGAAGAGGTCGCGCTCGAGTGGGCGCGCATCATCAACGGCAAGAGCCCCACGGCCATGCGGATGCTGAAGTACGCGTTCAACATGATCGACGACGGGATGGTCGGGCAGCAGCTCTTCGCGGGTGAGGCCACGCGCTTGGCGTACATGACGGACGAGGCCATCGAGGGCCGCGACGCGTTCTTGGAGAAGCGCCCGCAGGACTACTCCAAGTTCCCCTGGCACTACTGA